The Impatiens glandulifera chromosome 8, dImpGla2.1, whole genome shotgun sequence genome includes a window with the following:
- the LOC124913369 gene encoding uncharacterized protein LOC124913369 has product MARKKKLNTVDFSANGSTSCMPSSSNNSIHDASTFDALHSDTQDSQPLKRVRGPTTLPDVWALPSDKRITVSFNHLNQPTGQEGCTLGFFLGTLVRNAEITPLLYNDWRCFPKELKDHLIKLVKNRFDLPQMAEIWVLKSLGRSLKGYRSDLKARYFGKYPLKEDLLKNRPVGIPNVQWNFLVNFWYSDKNMRNSSINKRCREKQKMPHTSGSKSFARVASEMASAGLEHSRAHVFLETHKARKDGRPLDDNSSRATESIKNKLIQTPSEGQDIRAFHSDIYSQVIGPDTYGRVRGLGLQAYPKSLRTVDFSVDGRTKVDEINDIKQELKRMVANQEKMQAQINKLESLLVDKGAVETSSTLCENEST; this is encoded by the exons ATGGCTcggaaaaaaaagttaaatactGTAGATTTTTCGGCTAATGGATCAACGTCTTGTATGCCATCatcatcaaataattcaatacatGATGCTTCTACTTTTGATGCCTTACATAGTGATACTCAAG ATTCTCAACCACTTAAAAGAGTACGCGGACCCACTACTCTACCTGATGTATGGGCTTTACCAAGTGATAAAAGAATTACAGTATCATTCAATCATTTGAACCAACCTACTGGACAAGAAGGATGCACATTGGGTTTTTTCTTAGGTACACTCGTGCGAAATGCAGAAATAACTCCATTGTTATATAATGACTGGAGATGCTTTCCCAAAGAATTGAAAGACCATCTAATAAAATTGGTCAAg aATAGGTTTGATTTACCTCAAATGGCTGAAATTTGGGTACTAAAATCGTTGGGAAGGTCATTGAAAGGTTATCGATCTGATTTGAAAGCACGATATTTTGGAAAATATCCGTTGAAAGaagatttgttaaagaatagGCCAGTTGGGATTCCAAATGTACAATGGAATTTCCTTGTCAATTTTTGGTACTCAGATAAGAACATG AGAAATAGTTCAATCAACAAAAGATGTCGAGAGAAACAGAAGATGCCGCATACATCTGGATCTAAAAGTTTTGCTCGTGTTGCTTCTGAAATG GCAAGCGCTGGACTGGAGCACTCAAGAGCTCATGTATTTCTCGAAACACATAAAGCTCGTAAAGATGGAAGACCTTTAGATGACAATTCATCTCGAGCTACG gaatcaattaaaaacaagttaatCCAAACACCTTCTGAGGGACAAGACATAAGAGCTTTTCATAGCGATATATACTCACAAGTGATTGGTCCTGATACATATGGACGTGTGAGAGGATTGGGTCTTCAAGCGTATCCAAAATCTTTAAGGACTGTTGACTTTTCTGTGGATGGTAGAACAAAGGTTGATGAGATTAATGATATAAAACAAGAATTGAAAAGGATGGTTGCTAACCAAGAAAAGATGCAAGCacaaataaataagttagaatCTTTGTTGGTTGACAAGGGAGCTGTCGAGACATCTTCCACTTTATGCGAAAATGAATCTACTTAA
- the LOC124913370 gene encoding uncharacterized protein LOC124913370 — protein MDSRDRIDLSNYDRFSVEYLNGIENFLEYAFREGGDGGKVRCPCKKCVLNKLKVRGEIYDDLVVNGIMSGYSTWFSHGEFLSNQSTSQPIPNVQHDSPNNDMTQLVQEALGILQQTTRMDVDENDEEDVNMFDDYVEANTQDSNPNVQKFDQLLKDANEELWPGCKTFSKLSFILNVYNVKCQHGWSNQSFDTLMKILKDAFPDSNTFPSSYKETKKIVDNLGLKYEKIDACPNNCMLFWKEHKDTKVENCLKCGTSRWKNNEASNLTESSKSSGVKKKKVAAKILRHFPLIPRLQRLFVSSKTSNLMVWHDKERIKDGIMRHPADSKAWKSFDSLYPDFAKDSRNVRLGLAADGFNPFRTMRVNHSTWPVILMPYNLPPWLCMKEAYMMLSLLIPGPSGPGNDIDVYLQPLIEELKQLWEFGVESFDASKKEIFKLHATLMWTINDFPAYGNLSGWSTYGSFACPCCNKDTCSKYLLDSKKFCYMGHRRFLDRSHNYRFDLKSFDGEEELRSSPSMLCGSKVLDQLQNIKFDYGKLNKKVTGVFEKTWKKKSIFFELPYWKHNLLRHNLDVMHIEKNVCDNIVNTLLKVNKKSKDNANARLDLQKMNIRKDLWLKQQGQDRYYVPPACFTMSSDEMNKFLEVLENIKLPDGYASNISRCIRSQRKLYGLKSHDCHVLMQELLPISLRNTLPSKVSSVLIELCNYFKAICAKSLSNSEVKSLQDKAPVILCHLEKIFLPSFFTVMVHLVVHLADEVELAGPVFFRWMYPIERYLGKLKSYVRNQARPEGSIAEAYIADECLTFCARYLDDNKMIGEKSVRNHAHQQSNEQICLFPNVGQHYGAIHVITLDEMTYIQAHRYVLFNCGIIEEFRRDHHTTIKRLHRHRRLSPREIEKKHCESFHEWLKEEVNNSSLSFNGRITPEVKIIARGPHRIVKRFRAYDVKNGYRFRTKDSEVNLSTQNCGVMVISKTNSYASTSDRRPIIGDVVYYGILTDIIELNYSDEFKIVLFRCDWADVDQKTGIKKDLLGFTMINFSRLIHTGKYLTYDPFVFASQCQQVIYVKDVSNPGWFLPRQLKVRNTYDMGDQSMVHIEIEESSLIIGDDDVDWVRDDIEGETINQLA, from the exons GAGATGGTGGAAAAGTTCGTTGTCCTTGTAAGAAATGTGTGTTGAATAAGCTAAAAGTTCGTGGAGAGATATATGATGATTTAGTTGTCAATGGAATTATGAGTGGATATAGCACATGGTTTTCTCACGGTGAATTTTTATCGAATCAGTCAACTTCTCAACCTATCCCTAATGTGCAACATGATTCACCCAATAATGATATGACCCAGTTAGTGCAGGAGGCATTAGGAATATTACAACAAACTACGAGAATGGATGTAgatgaaaatgatgaagaagacgtaAACATGTTTGATGACTATGTTGAAGCAAATACTCAAGATTCTAATCCCAATGTTCAAAAGTTTGATCAATTGTTGAAAGATGCTAATGAAGAATTGTGGCCTGGGTGTAAAACATTTAGCAAATTATCTTTCATTTTGAATGTTTATAATGTGAAATGTCAACATGGATGGTCCAATCAATCATTTGATACACTGATGAAAATTTTGAAGGATGCATTCCCGGATAGTAACACATTTCCAAGTTCATACAAAGAAACAAAGAAGATTGTGGATAACTTGGGTCTTAAGTATGAAAAAATCGATGCGTGTCCAAATAATTGTATGTTATTTTGGAAAGAACACAAAGACACCAAGGTGGAGAATTGCTTGAAATGTGGAACTTCTCGATGGAAAAATAACGAAGCAAGCAACTTAACAGAATCTTCGAAATCTAGTGGagtgaagaagaaaaaagtCGCTGCTAAAATATTGAGGCACTTTCCTTTGATACCCAGATTACAACGTCTCTTTGTGTCATCAAAGACCTCAAACTTGATGGTGTGGCATGATAAGGAACGCATTAAAGATGGAATAATGCGACACCCAGCTGACTCAAAAGCATGGAAATCTTTTGATTCTCTTTATCCAGATTTTGCTAAAGATTCTCGTAATGTAAGGTTGGGACTCGCAGCTGATGGGTTTAATCCATTTAGAACAATGAGGGTAAATCATAGTACATGGCCTGTGATCTTGATGCCTTATAATTTGCCTCCTTGGTTGTGCATGAAGGAAGCTTATATGATGTTGTCATTGCTTATTCCCGGTCCATCTGGACCGGGAAATGACATTGATGTTTATTTACAACCTCTTATTGAAGAGTTGAAACAACTTTGGGAGTTTGGTGTGGAGAGTTTTGATGCTTCAAAGAAAGAAATTTTTAAACTACATGCAACTTTaatgtggactattaatgattttccaGCCTATGGTAATCTGTCTGGATGGAGTACTTATGGATCTTTTGcatgtccttgttgtaacaaagATACTTGTTCGAAATATTTGTTAGATAGCAAAAAGTTTTGTTATATGGGTCATCGACGTTTTCTAGATCGAAGTCATAATTATCGATTTGACTTAAAATCTTTTGACGGTGAAGAAGAATTAAGGTCCTCTCCTTCTATGCTGTGTGGATCAAAAGTCTTAGATCAATTGCAAAATATTAAGTTTGATTATGGAAAACTTAATAAGAAAGTTACGGGCGTTTTTGAAAAGACATGGAAAAAGAAGAGCattttctttgaacttccatatTGGAAGCACAATTTGTTACGTCACAATCTTGATGTTATGCATATTGAAAAGAATGTTTGTGACAACATTGTGAATACTTTATTAAAAGTTAACAAGAAGTCAAAAGATAATGCAAACGCCCGTCTTGATTTGCAAAAGATGAATATCAGAAAAGATTTATGGCTCAAACAACAAGGTCAAGATAGATATTATGTCCCTCCAGCATGCTTTACCATGTCTTCAGATGAGATGAACAAGTTTTTAGAAGTATTAGAGAATATCAAACTTCCAGATGGTTATGCATCAAATATTTCACGTTGTATTCGTAGTCAACGCAAGCTTTATGGACTTAAAAGCCATGATTGTCACGTTTTAATGCAAGAGCTTCTCCCTATTTCATTGCGAAATACTTTGCCATCGAAAGTGTCTTCAGTATTGATAGAGTTGTGCAACTACTTTAAAGCTATATGTGCAAAATCTTTATCAAATTCGGAGGTAAAATCACTTCAAGACAAGGCACCAGTTATACTATGTcacttagaaaaaatatttctaccatctttCTTCACGGTTATGGTGCATTTGGTCGTCCATTTAGCAGATGAGGTCGAACTTGCAGGTCCAGTATTTTTCAGATGGATGTATCCAATTGAGAG gTACTTGGGAAAATTGAAATCATATGTACGCAACCAAGCACGCCCTGAAGGCTCAATAGCTGAAGCATATATTGCGGACGAGTGTTTAACATTTTGTGCTCGATATCTCGATGATAATAAAATGATAGGAGAAAAATCTGTGAGAAATCATGCACATCAACAATCAAATGAGCAAATATGTCTATTTCCTAATGTGGGACAACATTATGGAGCGATACACGTGATTACATTGGATGAAATGACGTATATACAAGCTCATCGATATGTTCTATTCAATTGTGGTATAATTGAAGAATTTCGAAG AGATCATCATACTACAATCAAAAGATTACACCGTCATCGTCGTTTATCACCACGTGagattgaaaaaaaacattgtGAAAGTTTCCATGAGTGGCTCAAAGAAGAGGTCAACAACTCGTCATTATCATTTAATGGACGAATAACTCCAGAAGTTAAAATTATTGCTCGAGGTCCACATCGAATCGTGAAAAGGTTTAGAGCATATGATGTGAAAAATGGATATAGATTTCGTACTAAAGATTCTGAAGTGAATTTAAGCACTCAAAATTGTGGAGTGATGGTTATTTCAAAAACTAATAGTTATGCAAGTACGAGTGATCGAAGACCAATCATTGGTGATGTAGTCTACTATGGAATTTTGACTGATATCATTGAATTGAACTACTCTGATGAATTTAAGATTGTATTATTTAGATGTGATTGGGCTGATGTTGATCAAAAGACAGGAATAAAAAAAGATCTTTTAGGATTTACAATGATCAACTTTTCTAGGTTGATACACACAGGAAAATATCTCACATATGATCCATTTGTATTTGCTTCGCAATGTCAGCAAGTTATATATGTTAAAGATGTTTCAAATCCTGGTTGGTTTCTCCCAAGGCAACTAAAAGTTAGAAATACTTATGACATGGGAGATCAAAGTATGGTTCACATTGAAATTGAGGAGTCTTCACTAATTATAGGAGATGATGATGTTGATTGGGTTAGAGATGATATTGAAGGAGAAACTATAAATCAACTAGCTTAA